In one Roseburia intestinalis L1-82 genomic region, the following are encoded:
- a CDS encoding ABC transporter permease yields MFWENIKEAITSISSNKMRSLLTMLGIIIGISSVIIITTIGGSIQSTLTATMNSLGGNMVQAYVEARYPENDEDWATWEQPDMTDSDYVTQDMIDGLIEKYPDEVTGVAAQNYLGSGTIKDDADSKNYANVNIDGITPEYLEYMKLEMHAGRNLTKADNQGKKRVCLIADTMAERYFAGKDPIGETLSVATSDGGIFDFVVVGVYVYNQALFGKVDTSIPEKDRVTELMIPLQTCFKLQGTDRTGYDYFNLMIDPLADVNQATTDVLSYFDEMYANNKNFHVSAYNMASDLGMINTVLNVITIAVSGIAAISLIVGGVGVMNIMLVSITERTREIGVRMALGAKRRTIRMQFVIEAIMLCLIGGIIGILIGIGIGALLGKVAGFVIQNMYSQYANYIIMTVHPSVTAIMLSLFFSMLTGVFFGYYPANKASKMEVIDALRYE; encoded by the coding sequence ATGTTTTGGGAAAATATCAAAGAGGCAATCACGAGTATTTCCAGCAACAAGATGCGTTCGCTTCTGACGATGCTTGGAATCATCATCGGTATCAGTTCGGTGATCATTATCACGACGATCGGTGGTTCCATACAGAGTACGCTGACGGCAACCATGAATTCACTTGGTGGAAATATGGTACAGGCGTATGTCGAGGCACGTTATCCGGAAAATGATGAAGACTGGGCTACCTGGGAACAGCCGGATATGACAGACAGCGATTATGTCACACAGGATATGATCGATGGATTGATTGAAAAATATCCGGATGAGGTAACAGGTGTTGCAGCACAGAACTATCTTGGTTCAGGAACCATTAAAGATGATGCTGATTCCAAGAATTATGCAAATGTCAATATTGATGGTATCACACCGGAATATTTAGAGTATATGAAACTGGAAATGCATGCCGGAAGAAATCTGACAAAGGCAGATAATCAGGGGAAAAAGAGAGTATGCCTGATTGCAGATACGATGGCAGAGAGATACTTTGCAGGTAAAGATCCGATCGGTGAAACACTTTCTGTTGCAACATCGGATGGCGGAATTTTTGATTTTGTTGTAGTTGGCGTTTATGTATATAACCAAGCATTATTTGGAAAAGTGGACACGTCCATACCGGAAAAAGACCGTGTAACAGAATTGATGATCCCTCTTCAGACCTGTTTTAAACTGCAGGGGACTGACAGGACTGGTTATGATTATTTTAATCTTATGATCGATCCTCTTGCAGATGTCAATCAGGCAACAACGGATGTTTTATCTTATTTTGATGAGATGTATGCAAACAACAAAAATTTCCACGTCAGTGCATACAATATGGCATCTGATCTTGGCATGATCAATACGGTACTCAACGTGATCACGATCGCGGTTTCCGGTATTGCAGCGATTTCACTGATCGTGGGTGGTGTCGGCGTTATGAATATCATGCTGGTGTCCATCACGGAGCGTACAAGAGAGATCGGTGTCCGTATGGCGCTTGGTGCCAAAAGACGTACCATCCGTATGCAGTTTGTCATAGAGGCGATCATGCTTTGTCTGATCGGAGGTATCATCGGTATACTGATTGGTATAGGAATCGGGGCACTGCTTGGAAAAGTGGCAGGATTTGTCATTCAGAATATGTACTCTCAGTATGCAAATTATATTATTATGACGGTGCATCCTTCTGTAACGGCGATCATGCTTTCCCTGTTCTTCTCCATGTTAACCGGTGTATTCTTCGGATATTACCCGGCAAATAAGGCTTCAAAGATGGAAGTCATCGATGCATTGCGCTATGAGTAA
- a CDS encoding ABC transporter ATP-binding protein has protein sequence MENIVKTYYLGKPNELEILHGINLTVNKGEFVSIVGESGSGKSTLMNIIGVLDRQTQGDYYLEGQDVNGMSDEVRSAIRNRRIGFVFQNFNLLPRANALKNVMVPLLYGEEHSKNGKEHAMEMLKMVGMEDRADHRPNELSGGQKQRVAIARAMINDPAIILADEPTGALDSKTGHMVMDLFHKLHEEQGKTIVLITHSQELAQETERIVTLLDGQIVADNGGEH, from the coding sequence ATGGAAAATATCGTTAAGACATATTATTTGGGAAAACCAAATGAACTTGAAATTTTACATGGAATCAACCTTACCGTAAATAAAGGGGAATTTGTTTCCATCGTCGGTGAATCCGGTTCCGGTAAGAGTACACTTATGAATATTATAGGAGTCCTCGACCGCCAGACACAGGGAGATTATTATCTGGAGGGACAGGATGTCAATGGAATGTCGGATGAAGTACGGAGTGCGATCAGAAACCGCAGGATTGGTTTTGTATTTCAGAACTTTAATCTCCTTCCGAGAGCCAATGCATTAAAAAATGTTATGGTTCCATTACTATATGGAGAAGAACATTCCAAAAACGGAAAAGAACATGCCATGGAAATGCTCAAAATGGTAGGAATGGAAGACCGTGCGGATCACAGACCGAATGAGCTTTCCGGTGGTCAGAAACAGCGTGTTGCAATTGCAAGGGCAATGATCAATGATCCGGCGATCATTCTTGCGGATGAGCCGACCGGAGCACTTGATTCTAAGACAGGACATATGGTCATGGACTTATTCCATAAGCTTCATGAGGAGCAGGGAAAAACAATTGTTCTGATCACACATTCCCAGGAGCTTGCACAGGAAACAGAGCGTATCGTTACTCTGTTAGATGGACAGATCGTGGCAGATAATGGAGGTGAACATTAA
- a CDS encoding efflux RND transporter periplasmic adaptor subunit, whose amino-acid sequence MGNKTKPKKGKKKVVIIVLVVLVVVAAIIGSSVKKMTSQVATAVNTVEVEPVQKRDLSDTISLKGTVSGITKNNATSKALAEITAVNVQVGDIVKEGDVLCTLDSSTIQDQIADLEKNMSDTNATDSINSQQTAETVSRAKEDQQTQLAAAQKAIDDAKDAYNAQSIMWDKSEDKSDAEFQSLLAAQKAVTTAEEDYQKVLETTNRTIEDAQRAVELDKYKGSDSSSKDKLTDLKEQLEDCNITAPCGGVVTAVNVSVGDVNADSKTPLVTIEDTSSLKMVATVEEADILKIEEGMKATVTADAMGDETINGTVTRVVRVKGQSTGSDGQTTSGGYSVEISLDNKELLVGMEVKAKVMIKEKGEVLAIPYDLVKTDDDGNTYVLVAEANADGSATAVKKNITVGEEVDYYTEVTGGDLAEGDKLIYDYSGTVTEGQQFTPEQMYSEQDMGTGASTDETSDAEGMSTSVEGNE is encoded by the coding sequence ATGGGTAACAAGACAAAACCGAAAAAGGGAAAGAAAAAAGTAGTTATTATTGTGCTTGTGGTTCTGGTCGTTGTAGCTGCGATCATTGGAAGTTCAGTAAAGAAAATGACAAGCCAGGTAGCAACAGCAGTCAATACAGTAGAGGTGGAGCCGGTACAGAAGAGAGATTTATCTGATACGATTTCATTAAAAGGTACTGTATCGGGTATCACGAAGAATAATGCAACTTCAAAAGCGTTAGCAGAAATCACAGCAGTTAATGTTCAGGTCGGAGATATTGTAAAAGAGGGAGATGTATTATGTACATTAGATTCCTCTACGATTCAGGATCAGATTGCGGATCTCGAAAAAAATATGTCTGATACAAATGCGACAGACAGTATTAATTCACAGCAGACAGCAGAAACAGTCAGTCGTGCAAAAGAAGATCAGCAGACACAGCTTGCAGCTGCACAGAAAGCAATTGATGATGCAAAGGATGCTTATAACGCACAGAGTATTATGTGGGATAAGAGTGAAGATAAATCGGATGCAGAATTTCAGTCTTTGTTAGCTGCACAGAAAGCAGTTACTACTGCTGAGGAAGATTACCAGAAAGTATTAGAGACCACGAACCGTACGATCGAGGATGCACAGCGTGCGGTAGAACTTGACAAGTATAAAGGATCGGATTCATCTTCCAAAGATAAACTGACAGATTTAAAAGAACAGTTAGAAGATTGCAATATTACAGCACCTTGCGGTGGAGTTGTGACGGCAGTCAATGTTTCTGTCGGAGATGTTAATGCAGATTCAAAAACACCACTTGTAACGATCGAAGATACCAGTTCTTTAAAAATGGTGGCAACTGTGGAAGAAGCTGATATTTTAAAGATTGAAGAGGGAATGAAAGCAACTGTAACAGCGGATGCCATGGGAGATGAGACCATTAATGGAACTGTGACCAGAGTGGTACGTGTCAAAGGACAGTCCACGGGATCTGACGGACAGACAACATCCGGAGGATATTCCGTAGAGATATCTTTAGATAACAAAGAATTACTTGTCGGTATGGAAGTAAAAGCAAAAGTCATGATCAAGGAAAAAGGTGAAGTATTAGCGATTCCTTATGATCTTGTCAAGACGGATGATGACGGAAATACATACGTACTTGTTGCAGAGGCAAATGCAGACGGTTCTGCTACAGCGGTGAAGAAGAATATCACAGTTGGTGAAGAAGTAGATTACTATACGGAAGTAACCGGTGGAGATCTGGCAGAAGGAGATAAATTAATTTATGATTACTCCGGAACGGTGACAGAAGGACAGCAGTTTACACCGGAACAGATGTATTCCGAGCAGGATATGGGAACAGGCGCATCTACAGATGAAACCTCAGATGCAGAAGGTATGAGCACCAGCGTGGAGGGAAATGAGTAG
- the nudC gene encoding NAD(+) diphosphatase, which yields MIQDIFPMHLSNEYHKKIPQADSFLMIFKDNRILAKNDGQVCYLTYKELSEICRGMGKEIPACVYLFSIGEDDYFLTDPGEGIEVPGFVYYKMFETRTMQPKERVLAAATAWHLYVWYRDNVYCGRCGHKLVHSEKLRMLSCPDCNNMVFPKIAPAVIVGVTNGRKILMTKYANREYKRYALIAGFTEIGETAEETVAREVKEEVGLSVKNIRYYKSQPWGFDSNLLLGYFCELDDEGDAMRLDEEELACAEWVDFEDVPDDPEGLSLTREMMLCFRDIMNASESTCLHD from the coding sequence ATGATTCAGGATATATTTCCGATGCATCTTAGTAATGAATATCACAAAAAGATACCACAGGCAGACAGTTTTCTTATGATCTTTAAAGATAACCGTATTCTGGCAAAAAATGATGGTCAGGTGTGTTATCTGACCTATAAAGAACTTTCTGAAATCTGTCGTGGGATGGGAAAGGAAATCCCTGCATGCGTTTATCTTTTTTCCATCGGGGAGGATGATTATTTTCTGACAGATCCGGGGGAAGGGATAGAGGTGCCGGGATTTGTATACTATAAAATGTTTGAGACACGCACCATGCAGCCGAAAGAGCGGGTGCTTGCAGCTGCGACCGCATGGCATCTGTATGTCTGGTACCGCGATAATGTTTATTGTGGGAGATGTGGGCATAAACTGGTACATAGTGAAAAACTCCGGATGCTTTCATGTCCGGACTGTAACAACATGGTTTTCCCGAAAATAGCACCGGCAGTGATCGTGGGTGTGACAAACGGCAGAAAAATCCTCATGACAAAATATGCAAACCGTGAATATAAAAGATATGCACTGATTGCCGGATTTACAGAAATCGGTGAAACTGCGGAGGAAACGGTGGCGAGGGAAGTGAAGGAAGAGGTTGGGCTTTCCGTAAAAAATATCCGTTATTACAAGAGTCAGCCTTGGGGATTTGACAGCAATCTTCTTCTTGGCTATTTTTGTGAACTGGATGATGAGGGAGATGCGATGAGACTGGATGAGGAGGAACTTGCCTGCGCAGAATGGGTTGATTTTGAGGATGTCCCGGATGATCCGGAGGGACTTAGTCTGACACGGGAAATGATGCTCTGTTTCCGGGATATAATGAACGCAAGTGAGTCAACATGCTTGCATGATTGA